GAACCTTCGTCCATTAAAAAGTGAATACGCTCTCTGGCGGTCAGCTTACCTTTAGCGTGTTGGGCGTCTATACGTTGTTGTCCGCCACCCACTAAGGCTTGAGCCTTTTTTTCTTCTAATATCTTGAGTTTGTCTTTCATCAGTTATCCATTTGGGACATAACTTCTTCGGTCATCTCCATATTATGAAAAACGTTTTGCACGTCTTCGTCTTCTTCCAATTTGTCTATCAGTTTCAGAACTGATTTAGCCTCTTCCAAGTCTAAGGCTTTGGTGTTGTTAGGAAAGCGTTGTAACTCTGAACTTTCCAACTCTATACTCATGCCTTCCAATTGTTTTTGCATATTACTAAAGTCGGTGAAGTCTGTGGTTACGGTAATAGTGCCTTCATCGTTTTCTAATTCTTCGAGACCAGCATCTATCAGCTCCATTTCCAATTCTTCTAAGTCCATTTCGACCTGACTAGCAGAAAAAGTAAATACGGCTTTTCTATCAAAAATAAATTCGAGTGAGCCGTTAGTTCCTAGATTGCCTTCGCACTTGTTGAAGTAAGAACGCACATTAGCCACCGTACGGTTGTTGTTGTCGGTGGTACACTCTACGAAAACCGCCACACCGTATGGTGCATAGCCTTCTAAACTCATCTCCACATAATTGGCAGAATCTGAGCCCATAGCTTTTTTGATGGCTCTCTCTACATTGTCTTTAGGCATATTTGCCGACTTGGCATTTTGAATGACAGCCCTCAACCTCGAGTTGGTTTCTGGACTAGGACCACCTTCTTTGACAGCAATAGAAATATCTTTTCCTATGCGTGTAAAGGTTTTGGCCATAGCAGACCAACGTTTCATTTTACGTGCTTTTCTAAATTCAAATGCTCTACCCATAAGTAAATGTATTTAAAGGCAAGATATAAAAATTAGTCGTCTAATTTTAAGACGGCCATAAAGGCAGATTGAGGCACTTCAACGCTACCAATCTGTCTCATTTTCTTCTTTCCTTTCTTTTGTTTCTCTAGTAATTTTCGTTTTCTAGTAATATCACCACCATAACATCGAGCGGTGACATCTTTACGCACAGCCTTCACTGTTTCTCTTGAAATAATTTTAGAACCGATAGCCGATTGTATGGCAATATCGAATTGCTGACGCGGAATTAACTCCTTCAGCTTCATGCATATTTTTTTGCCCAATGTATAGGCATTATCACGGTGGATAAGTGCCGACAAGGCATCTACTTGATCGCCGTTTAGCAGTATATCCAACTTGGCTAAGTTAGATTGGCGGTATTCTAAGGGGAAATAATCGAAAGAGGCATAACCTCTAGAGATACTTTTGAGTTTATCATAAAAGTCAAAAACGATTTCTCCCAAGGGCATTTCAAAAGTCAGCTCCACCCTATCGGTAGTCAAATACACTTGATTGGTGAGCACCCCTCTTTTTTCGATACACAAAGACATTACCGCTCCTACAAAATCCGATTTGGTAATGATTTGGGCACGTATAAATGGCTCTTCCACAAAATCCATTGTTGAGGGGTCTGGCAAATCCGATGGATTATGAATAGATAGCTTTTCGCCCCTAGTAGTATAGGCAAAATAAGAAACGTTAGGAACGGTTGTTATGACCGTCATATCAAACTCTCTTTCCAAGCGTTCTTGGATAATTTCCATATGCAACATTCCAAGGAATCCGCACCTAAAACCAAAGCCCAATGCCGCCGATGATTCGGGCTCAAAAGTCAAGGAAGCATCGTTCAACTGCAGTTTTTCCATGGAGTTTCTGAGCTCTTCATAGTCTTCGGTGTCTACTGGGTAAATCCCAGCAAATACCATAGGCTTAACATCTTCAAAACCTTTGACCGGTTCTTGCGATGGATTATCTTTTAGGGTAAGGGTGTCCCCTACTTTGACCTCACGAGCGTCTTTAATACCTGAAATGAGGTAGCCCACCTCGCCTGCAGATAGGGATTTCATAGGCTTTTGTTTCAACTTCAAAGCCCCTATTTCATCGGCAAAATAGGTTCTGCCTGTAGCCATAAATTGCACCTCATCGCCTTTATTTATAGTCCCATTGATTATTTTGAAATAAGCCTCAATCCCTCTGAACGAATTGTAAACAGAATCAAAAATCATAGCTTGTAATGGTGCTTTAGGGTCTCCTTTAGGAGGGGGCACTCTATCGACAATAGCCTCTAGTATATCTTCTATTCCCAAGCCTGTTTTGGCTGATGCAGGGATAATATCTTGGTCTTTACAGCCTATTAAATCTATGATTTGATCTTTGACCACCTCGGGGTCAGCAGATGGCAAATCTATTTTATTCAGAAC
This window of the Flavobacteriales bacterium genome carries:
- a CDS encoding YebC/PmpR family DNA-binding transcriptional regulator: MGRAFEFRKARKMKRWSAMAKTFTRIGKDISIAVKEGGPSPETNSRLRAVIQNAKSANMPKDNVERAIKKAMGSDSANYVEMSLEGYAPYGVAVFVECTTDNNNRTVANVRSYFNKCEGNLGTNGSLEFIFDRKAVFTFSASQVEMDLEELEMELIDAGLEELENDEGTITVTTDFTDFSNMQKQLEGMSIELESSELQRFPNNTKALDLEEAKSVLKLIDKLEEDEDVQNVFHNMEMTEEVMSQMDN
- the lepA gene encoding translation elongation factor 4 is translated as MKNIRNFCIIAHIDHGKSTLADRLLGVTGTVTEREAQNQLLDDMDLERERGITIKSHAIQMEYKLNGEDYILNLIDTPGHVDFSYEVSRSIAACEGALLIVDAAQGIQAQTISNLYLALENDLEIIPVLNKIDLPSADPEVVKDQIIDLIGCKDQDIIPASAKTGLGIEDILEAIVDRVPPPKGDPKAPLQAMIFDSVYNSFRGIEAYFKIINGTINKGDEVQFMATGRTYFADEIGALKLKQKPMKSLSAGEVGYLISGIKDAREVKVGDTLTLKDNPSQEPVKGFEDVKPMVFAGIYPVDTEDYEELRNSMEKLQLNDASLTFEPESSAALGFGFRCGFLGMLHMEIIQERLEREFDMTVITTVPNVSYFAYTTRGEKLSIHNPSDLPDPSTMDFVEEPFIRAQIITKSDFVGAVMSLCIEKRGVLTNQVYLTTDRVELTFEMPLGEIVFDFYDKLKSISRGYASFDYFPLEYRQSNLAKLDILLNGDQVDALSALIHRDNAYTLGKKICMKLKELIPRQQFDIAIQSAIGSKIISRETVKAVRKDVTARCYGGDITRKRKLLEKQKKGKKKMRQIGSVEVPQSAFMAVLKLDD